The segment AGGTAGGCTATGGACAGAGGGATCGAATATCCCGGTGGTGTGGTCCCTCCCACTATGGCTATGAATTCAGGGTATAGTTTGCCGTTTAGAACATTCTGGGCGATGCTGTCATAGAACGTTTCGTCAGGCATTATTACTAAGGATGCGAAATTTAGTGAGAGAAATATTTTAATTGATAATATAATTAGAAAAGCGGCGATGATAATAAGTAAGCCGTTGCTTAGTTTAGTTTTTTCATTCATCCGGATATCAATGTAAAAGATGTTTTATAATTCATATAATTATTGGTAATTTATCTGCCTGTTTTTTATAAATAAAATGGGTGAGGCGTATAACGAGGAAGTATCATCCCGGATCAATCTGATGGATTCCGGATGTGAACCGCTCAGGGATTGAATAGTCTTGTTGTAAATGCTTATATTAGGATTATGTTAAAAACTCAGTAATGTACATAATCCAGATCGCCACCATAGTGCTGATAATAGAAAATGGAATGGTTACCCAAGTATAACGGAATTCAAGGAATAGAGGATATTTCACTTTCTTATTCGGTCATATATGTAATCCATACCAACGTTTAATAATATGTGAGCTTTTTTGGCCATACTAAATGATGCCGGCCATTTTAGCTTCATCGATCTAAATGTTCTTTTGCTATCCTGCAGTACATAAGAATACGCTAGAACCTCGTTTTTTGTCGGCTCCGGCCATTTTGAAAAATCATCGAAATGCGATGGTATTTTTAATCCGGTCCATTTAGTGGTCATGATCAAAGAATTCTCTAAAGCCATTCTTGCGCAGGTTTCTACGGATCTTTTTTGTAATTTTATCCAGTCGTCCTCTTTCAATCTTTTACAGAGCAGATCGACATCTAAGATCCAGCTTAACTTTACTTCCCTGCAATGGATGAAGCCCATATGTAACGCAGAATATATCAGAGCATCGACAGTATTTAATGTCCGGAACTTCATATCTTTACTATCTATCAGATCAGACCTGTCATATAGCTGCTTAAAATCCATTTTACCTAAAATGGAATACGGGTGTAGATCCCAGTGTATCTCCACAGGACGACACTTCAGGTCGTTTTTATGGAGGAACTGTTCTTCATAGTACCAGTCCCGGGAAATATCATACCTCTTTTTCAAACAGTCATATCCAAGCCCTTCCATCGCGACTCTTGAACGCGGCATATCTTCAGGCTTTATTAAGAGGTCGATATCATTGTATGACCTGGAAGCAGTCTGAGGATAGACCCCGTATGCCAGTCCCGGCCCTTTTAATACCAGGACGTCTATTCCTTCGCTTTCAAATCTGTGGAGAATATATTTTAGCTGGCCTTCGACCTGTAATGATATTGCGGCACTATTCATGTATTTTAATCTTATATTATCCATTATGGTTTTAGACGGAAGATAAAGCGAGGGCATTTCCTTTAGTTTCCAGTAAATGAAGGGCGTTATCCTTTGTTCATCCAGTAATGACAGAAAAGAATACCATTGTTCTAATGGCACATCGGGAGCCTCAACCGGCTCGTTTTGAAGGATCGATATAACATAATTTAGCAGTTCATCGGAGACATTTAGAATTTCATTTCTTTTTATGCCGTAAAGCGTGAACTTTTCATGTATCGCCTTAATATCATCTAGTTTTGTAGGATAAGAGTCGATCATTCCAGGCGTGTAATCTTCCATTATGAATTATTTGGTGATGTCCCGTATATTTAAAACATTATGGTCCTAAAATAAGAAAAGTTGATAGAAGCATATTGTGATCATGATTGAATATTGTTTTTCATGTAATCCTCTACAAATCCTATCATATATTCGTTCACGTCGATCTTTTCACTTAACATTATTTCCTTCTTACTTTTCCACATATCTTTTATATCAGGCATTGTGAGTAATTCATCGATCTTTTTACCGGCTTCATTTTGATCATTAAAACTGTAGAGAAGCCCGTATCTTTGTTCCAGTTCATTCAGGTATCCTAATTTGCCTTTCAGCGATGATATGTATATGGAAGGAGTGCCCAGCACTGCGGCTTCGGCTGCCATAGTGGCGCCTTCTCCGATGTACAAGGCCGCATAGTATAGCAGGTCGTGTATTTTTTCTGGCGAGATATTTACCCGATATTTTTTTAATGAATTGTCAAGAGGGCCTTCGGAGGATAACAGGACTTTACCGTGTTTTTCCAGTTCTATAATTAATTTTTGTATATCGCGTATCCCATGCTGTCCGATATCGTGGCTTGATCTCCAGGAGACAGACCTTATGATAAAATATTTTTCATCCTTTTTCAATCCGGTTTCTTCGAGCGTCTTAATGTCAGGGGTAAAGTGATCCGGATGGAGATACGCCAGTTCCTTGTAACCGTCATATCTTACCTGCTTTTTACCGAGATCCTGCATAAAGCATGCGGGAGTGTAAATTTTGTTCACGAAAGGCATGTATAGTATTCTCTGCTCTTTGCTGTGTTCGGTATCGAGGAAATTGACCGACCTTTTTTTTAGTAAGAATGAAACATGAGGTGCGCGAATTGAGCTTAGTCCGAGGAGAAGGTCCGGGTTAAAACCTCTTACGGCTTTATACATCTTTAGGTCCAGTACCGGTATGTTGAATGATTTTCCGGGTAAACTATCGCCGTAGCTGCCTAGTTCGACATATTCGAGGCCATATCGATCCAGTAATTCCAGGGAAACGTCTTTTTTTGACGCTGTAATTAATATTTTGTGTCCTCTCTCCCTCATCAGCCTGATGAAATCTTTAAAGAAATGGACGTCAGCCGGGTGGTTTATGTCTACGACGATCTTTATGAAGTTCATCTCCCTGGTAGAATATTGTTAGAATGAATAGATATTAAAAACACGCTCTTAAACCTTTAGGTGAAACTGCAAGATCTAACAATGAAAAAGAAGGAACAGGGATCATTGATCCCTACTTCATGTATCTTTGATTATATACCACATATTTTTGACAGCTTTCGTTATAACGCCCAATGTTAACATTATCAATATGTCAAGGCTTATGAGTAGAATGATACCCATCGCGATACACCCGGAGATGTATAAGATCTCATCGTGAAAGATCCTCCCGGAAGTGACATGGTATGTATATGAAAATATCTGGATGTTCCCTCCCAGGATATAGTATGGAATATGATCCATA is part of the Methanooceanicella nereidis genome and harbors:
- a CDS encoding DUF354 domain-containing protein; its protein translation is MNFIKIVVDINHPADVHFFKDFIRLMRERGHKILITASKKDVSLELLDRYGLEYVELGSYGDSLPGKSFNIPVLDLKMYKAVRGFNPDLLLGLSSIRAPHVSFLLKKRSVNFLDTEHSKEQRILYMPFVNKIYTPACFMQDLGKKQVRYDGYKELAYLHPDHFTPDIKTLEETGLKKDEKYFIIRSVSWRSSHDIGQHGIRDIQKLIIELEKHGKVLLSSEGPLDNSLKKYRVNISPEKIHDLLYYAALYIGEGATMAAEAAVLGTPSIYISSLKGKLGYLNELEQRYGLLYSFNDQNEAGKKIDELLTMPDIKDMWKSKKEIMLSEKIDVNEYMIGFVEDYMKNNIQS
- a CDS encoding nucleotidyltransferase domain-containing protein, with protein sequence MEDYTPGMIDSYPTKLDDIKAIHEKFTLYGIKRNEILNVSDELLNYVISILQNEPVEAPDVPLEQWYSFLSLLDEQRITPFIYWKLKEMPSLYLPSKTIMDNIRLKYMNSAAISLQVEGQLKYILHRFESEGIDVLVLKGPGLAYGVYPQTASRSYNDIDLLIKPEDMPRSRVAMEGLGYDCLKKRYDISRDWYYEEQFLHKNDLKCRPVEIHWDLHPYSILGKMDFKQLYDRSDLIDSKDMKFRTLNTVDALIYSALHMGFIHCREVKLSWILDVDLLCKRLKEDDWIKLQKRSVETCARMALENSLIMTTKWTGLKIPSHFDDFSKWPEPTKNEVLAYSYVLQDSKRTFRSMKLKWPASFSMAKKAHILLNVGMDYIYDRIRK